Proteins from a genomic interval of Clostridium sp. M62/1:
- a CDS encoding BclA C-terminal domain-containing protein yields the protein MCNRCNQNPCQCGRPCPPIFPPNPCPPGTCPQPIAIGQTITGLPGTAANVFNSGTPCRPILNFTIPQGGTGPTGPQGPQGLQGPAGPQGPQGPQGPAGPQGAQGPAGPAGATGATGATGPTGAPGPGLDTATAYNPTVTYAEGDIVYFNGSIYRAARNGILATPGTNSDFTLLSVAGPTGATGPTGATGATGATGPTGATGPTGATGATGATGPTGATGADGAAGAAGATGATGPTGAAGPAGAAGADGATGPTGATGATGATGPTGAAPPFNGLYATNVPSQSPASDGTALTFDTNQLEEGTAVTHTASSGDFTINEAGVYLISYSVIGTNTTATGEAKVELREDGTQIPGSAKSGTIAATSNTTTLAASVLISVAATATITLVMIGTGFSFTDAGLLIQKISDTP from the coding sequence ATGTGTAATAGATGCAATCAAAATCCATGCCAGTGCGGACGCCCATGCCCGCCTATTTTTCCGCCGAACCCATGCCCGCCTGGTACCTGCCCTCAGCCAATCGCCATCGGGCAGACCATCACAGGGCTTCCCGGGACAGCCGCCAATGTATTTAACAGCGGCACTCCCTGCCGGCCCATTCTGAACTTTACAATTCCTCAGGGCGGAACCGGACCGACCGGACCTCAGGGGCCTCAGGGACTCCAGGGACCGGCAGGGCCTCAGGGACCTCAGGGACCTCAGGGACCGGCAGGACCTCAGGGAGCCCAGGGGCCGGCAGGACCGGCGGGCGCTACCGGCGCCACAGGTGCCACAGGACCGACCGGCGCACCCGGACCAGGACTTGACACCGCTACTGCCTATAATCCCACTGTCACTTATGCTGAAGGGGATATTGTTTACTTCAACGGAAGCATTTACCGTGCTGCCAGAAATGGAATTTTAGCTACACCGGGAACTAACTCTGACTTTACACTGCTCTCTGTTGCCGGACCGACCGGCGCTACAGGACCAACCGGCGCTACAGGTGCTACCGGCGCCACAGGGCCGACCGGCGCCACGGGACCTACCGGCGCCACGGGTGCCACAGGCGCTACAGGACCGACCGGCGCCACGGGTGCAGACGGAGCAGCAGGAGCGGCGGGCGCTACCGGCGCCACAGGACCGACCGGCGCTGCAGGACCGGCAGGTGCCGCAGGTGCTGACGGCGCCACAGGACCGACCGGCGCTACAGGTGCTACCGGTGCCACAGGACCGACCGGCGCTGCGCCTCCATTTAATGGCCTGTATGCGACCAATGTTCCCAGCCAGTCACCGGCTTCCGACGGAACTGCCCTTACCTTCGACACAAACCAGTTAGAGGAGGGCACCGCCGTCACCCACACAGCCAGCAGCGGTGATTTTACCATCAATGAGGCCGGCGTATATCTGATTTCCTATTCGGTTATCGGAACCAACACAACCGCCACCGGCGAGGCGAAGGTGGAGCTTCGGGAAGACGGCACTCAGATTCCTGGAAGTGCAAAATCAGGAACTATCGCCGCTACCAGCAACACAACCACCCTGGCAGCCTCCGTACTCATCAGCGTAGCCGCAACTGCTACAATCACTCTGGTTATGATTGGAACCGGCTTCTCCTTTACGGATGCCGGACTTCTGATTCAGAAGATATCAGATACACCGTAA
- a CDS encoding sensor domain-containing diguanylate cyclase, which yields MSETMKKKEGAVIRTMPFHAPILLCGIFITVILSGIYLYRTEYILKENAKHLAKLYAERFETVTEDAADRTNVMKAAVQSSKGKMTEEEFNQIMSLAGTGRGIISEILVTGSGEIYQYPKNVLPQSASQNGVRAEVEKLRSLAEERKENVLGTPLETEKLSAVSILVSPIFTVQGQKEKLCGFACAVLDVDKISKEAGWEDLKNKGYSYKLVTESGSSAISMGNVDESQAVQQPVSVPGGQWNLSVTLDKGWTDWEGCVIIVMLGLAASAALSYIYHVSQERKRILDALELEDEIFRISMEESGLTVFIYNQEDRRLVFQNSSQNGSRRGRVLEHIPERMAEKIQDSGMRKGFLGMFKALENGKRSASCVMKKQTEKGTIWERVTLVNPFPDKYGNRKIIGIIQDITAERKIELDDEILRISADYSGLSVFIYNKETQELTFKNRGGWDIEFPANMKMSLEDAAERFISPESKGKFLSAFEEIIETRRETICRAAAVFDGEERWKKITLLNPFSLQSSARQIVGIIEDVTEERKKEHQLLKEKAYMEAMIGQSVFHLETNVTRNRLLSYNRIPVPEGEHIQYEEFIQEHVAQIVYQEDAREVSDILSCDRLKEEFYSKGKNQFSLEYRRRTDHGYSWCVANVYLTELPESHELNAVVVSHNNEEKKKKELELLYKAERDQLTGLYNRAASERNINASLSIGARDMKSAFLLIDLDNFKEINDTMGHVQGDLVLREVAEILRSSFRKTDIVGRLGGDEFIVLMRDIKSQENVRSSAEKLLGLLRRTYKREGREVSISGSIGIAMVPECGRKFKHLYDCADQALYSVKYAGKGGYCFAEKADSRQKAEQE from the coding sequence ATGAGTGAAACAATGAAGAAAAAAGAAGGTGCAGTTATCAGGACAATGCCGTTTCACGCACCTATTTTACTATGCGGAATTTTTATAACCGTTATTCTTTCAGGAATTTATTTATACAGAACAGAGTACATATTGAAGGAAAATGCGAAGCATCTGGCAAAATTATATGCAGAACGTTTTGAGACAGTGACAGAAGATGCGGCAGATCGGACGAATGTCATGAAGGCGGCAGTTCAGTCATCAAAGGGAAAGATGACGGAGGAAGAATTTAATCAGATCATGTCACTGGCCGGCACAGGAAGGGGCATAATTTCAGAAATTCTTGTCACAGGGAGCGGGGAAATATATCAGTATCCGAAGAATGTACTGCCTCAGTCTGCATCGCAGAATGGTGTAAGGGCAGAAGTTGAAAAGCTCAGGAGTCTTGCAGAAGAAAGAAAAGAAAACGTATTGGGGACTCCACTGGAAACGGAAAAGCTGTCAGCAGTCTCTATCCTGGTATCTCCGATTTTTACGGTTCAGGGGCAGAAGGAGAAGCTTTGCGGATTTGCCTGCGCTGTCTTGGACGTTGATAAAATATCTAAGGAAGCAGGATGGGAGGATTTAAAAAATAAGGGATATTCATATAAGCTGGTGACAGAATCCGGAAGTTCAGCAATTTCTATGGGAAATGTGGATGAGAGCCAGGCTGTGCAGCAGCCGGTTTCTGTTCCGGGGGGACAGTGGAACCTGTCTGTTACGCTTGACAAAGGATGGACGGACTGGGAAGGTTGCGTGATAATCGTGATGCTTGGATTAGCTGCCAGCGCAGCTCTGTCATATATTTATCATGTCTCCCAGGAGAGGAAACGCATTCTCGACGCTTTGGAGCTGGAAGATGAAATTTTTCGCATTTCCATGGAGGAGAGCGGCCTCACTGTATTTATCTATAACCAGGAAGACAGGAGGCTTGTATTTCAGAACAGCAGTCAGAATGGAAGCAGGAGAGGAAGGGTACTGGAACATATTCCTGAAAGAATGGCAGAGAAGATTCAGGATTCAGGCATGCGAAAAGGATTTCTCGGCATGTTTAAGGCTCTGGAAAATGGAAAGAGGAGTGCCTCCTGCGTCATGAAAAAACAGACGGAGAAGGGGACGATCTGGGAACGGGTGACCCTTGTAAATCCATTTCCCGACAAGTATGGAAACCGAAAAATTATCGGTATCATTCAGGATATTACGGCTGAGAGGAAAATCGAACTGGATGACGAGATTTTAAGGATTTCTGCCGATTACAGCGGGCTGTCGGTGTTTATCTACAATAAAGAGACACAGGAGCTGACCTTCAAAAACAGAGGAGGCTGGGATATAGAATTTCCGGCTAATATGAAAATGAGTCTGGAAGATGCTGCAGAGCGTTTCATCAGTCCGGAATCAAAGGGAAAATTTTTGAGCGCTTTTGAGGAGATCATTGAGACAAGGAGGGAGACGATCTGCAGGGCTGCAGCGGTTTTTGATGGAGAGGAGCGATGGAAAAAAATTACGCTTCTTAATCCGTTTTCCCTGCAGAGCAGCGCAAGGCAGATTGTCGGTATCATTGAAGATGTGACAGAGGAGAGAAAGAAGGAGCATCAGCTTTTAAAAGAGAAGGCATATATGGAGGCAATGATAGGACAGTCCGTGTTTCATCTGGAAACGAATGTGACCCGCAATCGTCTGCTGTCCTATAACCGGATTCCTGTTCCGGAGGGAGAGCATATTCAGTATGAAGAATTCATTCAGGAGCATGTAGCTCAGATCGTGTACCAGGAGGATGCCAGGGAGGTATCGGATATCCTGAGCTGTGACAGGCTGAAGGAAGAGTTTTACTCCAAGGGGAAAAACCAATTTTCCCTTGAATACCGGAGACGTACGGACCATGGATATTCCTGGTGTGTGGCAAATGTATATCTGACAGAGCTCCCGGAAAGCCATGAGCTGAATGCCGTAGTGGTTTCCCACAACAATGAGGAAAAGAAAAAGAAGGAGCTGGAGCTTCTCTATAAGGCAGAGAGGGATCAGCTGACCGGGCTTTACAACCGGGCTGCCTCTGAGAGAAATATAAATGCCAGCCTGTCTATCGGAGCCAGGGACATGAAATCAGCATTTCTTCTGATTGATCTGGATAATTTTAAGGAGATCAATGACACAATGGGACATGTACAGGGAGATTTGGTCCTCAGGGAAGTTGCCGAGATACTGAGGAGCAGTTTTCGAAAGACAGATATTGTGGGGCGCCTTGGCGGAGATGAATTTATCGTTCTGATGAGAGACATCAAATCACAGGAGAATGTGCGATCCAGTGCAGAAAAGCTCCTTGGGCTTTTACGGCGCACATATAAAAGAGAGGGGCGGGAGGTAAGTATCAGCGGTTCCATTGGGATTGCCATGGTTCCGGAATGCGGAAGGAAATTTAAACATCTGTATGACTGCGCAGATCAGGCCCTCTATTCTGTCAAATATGCGGGAAAGGGAGGCTACTGCTTTGCCGAAAAGGCGGACAGCAGGCAGAAGGCAGAACAGGAATAG
- a CDS encoding 3-deoxy-7-phosphoheptulonate synthase: protein MGFEYVSKLPTPDEIRAQFPLAPALAAEKARKDEEIKDVFTGKSSKFLVIIGPCSADREDSVCEYVSRLAKVQDKVKDKLILIPRIYTNKPRTTGDGYKGLLHQPNPEKKPDLHEGLIAIRKLHMRVIAETGFSTADEMLYPDNLTYLSDLLSYIAVGARSVENQQHRLVSSGVDVPVGMKNPTSGALSVMLNAVHAAQHGHEFIYRSWEVKTKGNPLTHCILRGAVNKHNQCLPNYHYEDLRLLLELYSERSLENPACIVDANHSNSNKQYMEQIRIVKEVLHSRRHSDDIRDFVKGVMIESYLEPGCQKVGEHCYGKSITDPCLGWDDSERLLYDIAESI from the coding sequence ATGGGATTTGAGTATGTCAGCAAACTTCCCACGCCGGACGAAATCCGGGCCCAGTTCCCGCTGGCTCCGGCTCTGGCGGCAGAGAAAGCCAGAAAAGACGAAGAGATTAAAGATGTGTTTACAGGAAAGAGCAGCAAATTTCTGGTCATTATCGGCCCCTGCTCCGCAGACCGGGAGGACTCCGTGTGTGAGTATGTTTCCCGTCTTGCAAAAGTTCAGGATAAAGTTAAGGACAAGCTGATCCTGATTCCCCGGATCTACACAAACAAGCCCCGGACAACCGGTGATGGATACAAGGGCCTTCTTCACCAGCCAAACCCGGAGAAAAAGCCCGACCTCCACGAAGGGTTAATTGCCATCCGCAAGCTCCACATGCGCGTCATAGCGGAAACCGGCTTCTCCACGGCAGACGAGATGCTGTACCCGGATAACCTGACCTATCTGTCTGATCTTTTATCATACATTGCCGTAGGTGCCCGCTCAGTGGAAAACCAGCAGCACCGCCTCGTCTCCAGCGGCGTTGACGTGCCCGTGGGTATGAAAAATCCCACCAGCGGCGCTCTCTCTGTCATGTTAAATGCCGTTCACGCGGCACAGCACGGCCATGAATTTATCTACAGAAGCTGGGAGGTTAAGACAAAGGGCAACCCCCTTACCCACTGTATTCTTCGCGGTGCAGTCAATAAGCATAACCAGTGCCTGCCCAATTACCACTATGAGGATCTGCGCCTGCTCCTGGAGCTCTACTCAGAGCGCAGCCTTGAAAATCCTGCCTGCATTGTAGATGCCAACCACTCCAATTCCAACAAGCAGTATATGGAGCAGATCCGTATTGTGAAGGAAGTTCTGCACAGCCGCCGCCACTCAGACGATATCAGAGATTTTGTCAAGGGCGTCATGATCGAAAGCTATCTGGAACCAGGATGTCAGAAGGTAGGAGAGCACTGCTACGGAAAATCCATCACGGATCCATGTCTGGGATGGGATGATTCGGAACGGCTGCTCTATGATATTGCAGAAAGCATTTAG
- a CDS encoding DUF4358 domain-containing protein codes for MKKKTYVLAAVLAALSLSACAPASESGEQATADMEESAQQDTTEAPETEEDTQDSEEAGSSQAEASDEKLNEIYAAVKEAYGERYIPSMELDSEMLENIYGISRDWYEACIAEGPMISAHVETFMGFKAVSGHEEDIAAALYDYRDQQLTDGMQYPMNLPKLEASQVLEEDGYVFFVMLGSADTEAEEQGEEAALESAKANNQIGVDVIEGFFAE; via the coding sequence ATGAAGAAGAAAACCTATGTATTGGCCGCAGTTCTGGCGGCGTTGAGCCTGAGTGCGTGCGCACCGGCATCAGAAAGCGGAGAACAGGCGACAGCGGATATGGAAGAGTCTGCACAGCAGGATACCACAGAGGCGCCTGAAACAGAGGAAGACACACAGGATAGCGAAGAGGCCGGAAGCTCCCAGGCGGAAGCTTCTGACGAAAAGCTCAATGAAATCTATGCGGCCGTGAAGGAAGCATATGGGGAGCGCTACATTCCCAGCATGGAGCTTGACAGTGAGATGCTGGAAAATATTTACGGGATCAGCAGAGACTGGTACGAGGCCTGCATTGCAGAGGGGCCGATGATCTCTGCCCATGTGGAAACATTCATGGGATTTAAGGCAGTGTCAGGACACGAGGAGGACATTGCGGCTGCCCTCTATGACTACAGGGATCAGCAGCTGACGGACGGAATGCAGTACCCCATGAATCTTCCCAAGCTGGAGGCATCCCAGGTTTTGGAGGAAGATGGATACGTGTTTTTTGTCATGCTCGGCTCAGCTGACACAGAGGCTGAAGAACAGGGAGAGGAAGCAGCTCTGGAATCGGCAAAGGCAAATAATCAGATCGGCGTTGATGTGATAGAGGGATTTTTTGCAGAATAG
- a CDS encoding MBOAT family O-acyltransferase, with translation MVFSSLLFLFRFLPAVILAYYLVPTRLRNGVLFIGSLVFYGWGEPVYITLLLFSTLVDFFHGQLVEHFQKQGSIRRARMAVASSVIINLGLLCFFKYTDFLIRSTNEILGTQLPLLGLALPVGISFYTFQTMSYTIDVYRGEAKAQKDLIAFGAYVSMFPQLIAGPIVRYHTIARELSARQESLSRFSLGVRRFCIGLGKKVLIANQAGALFSEISGMFADDRSILLVWLGIFAFGMQIYFDFSGYSDMAVGLGAMFGFHFPENFRYPYTASSITEFWRRWHISLGTWFREYVYIPLGGNRRGVRVQVRNILIVWLLTGIWHGAGFNFLLWGLYFGVLLLAEKLFLKGILERLPRAAGIFYAQVLVILGWVLFAFEDMGQIGVWLSQMAGFYRTAAGSFLPLATDRTVYLFLSNLLLLGAAVLGATRLPALGAGFAMKLLEKKKGAREVLELSFCLLLLLFSTAFLVNAGYNPFLYFRF, from the coding sequence ATGGTATTTTCAAGCCTTCTGTTTTTATTCCGGTTTCTGCCGGCTGTGATACTGGCCTATTATTTGGTGCCCACAAGGCTTCGCAATGGCGTTCTCTTCATTGGAAGCCTTGTTTTTTATGGATGGGGAGAGCCCGTTTATATCACCCTGCTCCTGTTTTCCACCCTGGTGGATTTTTTTCACGGACAGCTGGTAGAACATTTTCAGAAGCAGGGAAGTATCAGGAGGGCCAGGATGGCGGTGGCCTCTTCGGTCATCATTAACCTGGGCCTTCTGTGCTTTTTTAAATACACCGATTTTCTGATCAGGAGCACAAACGAGATTCTGGGCACTCAGCTGCCTCTTCTGGGGCTGGCGCTTCCTGTGGGAATTTCTTTCTACACTTTTCAGACCATGTCTTATACCATTGACGTATACCGGGGAGAGGCGAAGGCGCAGAAGGACCTGATTGCTTTCGGAGCCTATGTTTCCATGTTTCCGCAGCTGATTGCAGGGCCCATCGTCCGCTATCACACGATAGCCCGGGAGCTGTCAGCAAGACAGGAGAGTCTCTCTCGGTTTTCCCTGGGAGTCAGGCGCTTCTGCATAGGACTCGGGAAAAAGGTGCTGATTGCAAACCAGGCGGGAGCTCTGTTCTCCGAAATTTCAGGGATGTTTGCAGATGACCGGAGTATTCTTCTGGTCTGGCTTGGCATTTTCGCCTTCGGAATGCAGATCTATTTTGACTTTTCAGGCTATTCAGATATGGCGGTAGGTCTGGGAGCCATGTTCGGCTTCCATTTTCCGGAAAATTTTCGTTACCCCTATACGGCCTCAAGCATTACAGAGTTCTGGAGAAGGTGGCATATTTCTCTCGGCACCTGGTTCAGGGAATATGTCTATATTCCCCTTGGCGGAAACAGAAGAGGGGTCAGAGTCCAGGTGAGGAATATTCTGATTGTATGGCTGCTCACAGGCATCTGGCACGGCGCAGGCTTCAATTTTCTCCTGTGGGGATTGTACTTCGGCGTCCTTCTGCTTGCGGAAAAGCTGTTTTTGAAAGGAATTCTGGAGAGGCTCCCGCGGGCGGCAGGCATTTTCTATGCACAGGTTCTTGTGATTCTGGGATGGGTGCTGTTTGCCTTTGAGGATATGGGGCAGATCGGCGTCTGGCTGTCTCAGATGGCTGGATTTTACCGCACGGCAGCAGGCAGCTTTCTTCCCCTGGCAACTGACAGGACGGTGTATCTTTTCCTGTCAAACCTGCTGCTCCTTGGGGCGGCAGTTCTGGGGGCAACGAGACTTCCGGCCCTTGGAGCCGGTTTCGCCATGAAGCTTCTGGAAAAAAAGAAGGGGGCGAGAGAGGTGCTGGAGCTTAGCTTCTGCCTGCTTCTGCTTTTATTTTCCACGGCCTTTCTGGTTAATGCCGGCTATAATCCGTTTTTGTATTTCAGATTCTGA